One genomic region from Gadus morhua chromosome 9, gadMor3.0, whole genome shotgun sequence encodes:
- the kcnc1b gene encoding potassium voltage-gated channel subfamily C member 1b isoform X2: MGLSDDKDRIVINVGGIRHQTYRSTLRTLPGTRLSWLAEPDAPNHFDYDANIEEFFFDRHPGVFAHILNYYRTGKLHCPADVCGPLYEEELAFWGIDETDVEPCCWMTYRQHREAEEALDSFAGGALLDLGNDDPTEQDVEHGEVDEADEMTRRLALGDTAGVRHGGSWGRWQRRVWALFEDPYSSKYARWIALASLFFILVSITTFCLETHEAFNPIINRTEVETVDNVTVEHIYSEMETVAFLTYIEGVCVTWFTFEFLMRITFCPNKLDFIRNALNIIDFVAIVPFYLEVGLSGLSSKTAKDVLGFLRVVRFVRILRIFKLTRHFVGLRVLGHTLRASTNEFLLLIIFLALGVLIFATMIYYAERIGANPNDPHASNHTHFKNIPIGFWWAVVTMTTLGYGDMYPQTTSGMLVGALCALAGVLTIAMPVPVIVNNFGMYYSLAMAKQKLPKKKNKHIPRAPRPGSPDYCKSSISSQHQSPIAHDDVFEIKFQESKLNGEAADAALADEDCPHIDQAVSPEETFNPSDGERPCYLVPKAERPSHAGGKGRRETHRAPRSRPATESVCVMNHGVPTTMCMTHNSPAPT, translated from the exons ATGGGCTTGAGCGACGACAAGGATCGCATTGTTATAAACGTGGGAGGGATCAGACATCAGACCTACCGCAGCACCCTGCGCACCCTACCTGGCACCCGCTTGTCTTGGCTGGCCGAGCCCGACGCGCCCAACCACTTTGACTATGACGCCAACATCGAGGAGTTCTTCTTCGACCGACACCCGGGCGTCTTCGCGCACATCCTCAACTACTACCGAACAGGTAAGCTGCACTGCCCCGCGGACGTGTGCGGTCCCCTCTACGAAGAGGAGCTGGCCTTCTGGGGCATCGACGAGACGGACGTGGAGCCATGCTGCTGGATGACGTACCGCCAGCACCGGGAGGCCGAGGAGGCCCTCGACAGCTTCGCCGGGGGGGCCCTGCTGGACCTAGGCAACGATGACCCCACCGAGCAGGACGTGGAGCACGGGGAGGTGGACGAGGCGGACGAGATGACGCGGAGACTGGCGCTGGGAGACACGGCGGGGGTCCGGCACGGCGGCTCGTGGGGCAGGTGGCAGAGACGGGTCTGGGCTCTGTTTGAGGACCCCTACTCCTCCAAATATGCAAGG tGGATTGCTCTGGCCTCGCTCTTCTTCATCCTCGTTTCCATCACCACCTTCTGCCTGGAGACCCACGAGGCCTTCAACCCCATCATCAACCGCACCGAGGTGGAAACGGTGGACAATGTGACGGTGGAGCACATCTACTCCGAGATGGAGACGGTGGCGTTCCTCACCTACATCGAGGGCGTCTGCGTCACCTGGTTCACCTTCGAGTTCCTCATGCGAATAACGTTCTGTCCCAACAAGCTGGACTTCATCCGCAACGCCCTGAACATCATTGACTTCGTGGCCATCGTGCCCTTCTACCTGGAGGTGGGCCTCAGCGGCCTGTCCTCCAAGACGGCCAAGGACGTGCTGGGCTTCCTGCGCGTGGTCCGCTTTGTGCGCATCCTGCGCATCTTCAAGCTGACGCGTCACTTCGTGGGGCTGCGCGTGCTGGGCCACACGCTGCGGGCCAGCACCAACGAGTTCCTGCTGCTCATCATCTTCCTGGCGCTGGGCGTGCTGATCTTCGCCACCATGATCTACTACGCTGAGCGCATCGGCGCCAACCCCAACGACCCCCACGCCAGCAACCACACTCACTTCAAGAACATCCCCATCGGCTTCTGGTGGGCGGTGGTGACCATGACCACGCTGGGCTACGGCGACATGTACCCCCAGACCACCTCCGGCATGCTGGTGGGGGCACTGTGCGCGCTGGCCGGGGTGCTCACCATCGCCATGCCAGTGCCCGTCATTGTCAACAACTTCGGGATGTACTACTCCCTGGCCATGGCCAAGCAGAAGCTgcccaagaagaagaacaagcaCATCCCGCGGGCCCCACGGCCCGGCTCGCCCGACTACTGTAAGTCCAGCATCAGCTCCCAGCACCAGAGCCCCATCGCCCACGACGACGTCTTTGAGATCAAGTTCCAAG agTCCAAGCTGAACGGCGAGGCGGCCGACGCGGCTCTGGCAGACGAGGACTGCCCCCATATCGACCAGGCCGTCTCCCCCGAGGAGACCTTCAACCCCAGCGACGGCGAGCGGCCCTGCTACCTGGTGCCCAAGGCGGAGCGGCCCAGCCACGCCGGGGGCAAAGGGAGGAGGG AGACCCACCGAGCGCCACGGAGCAGACCAGCAACAGAATCAGTTTGTGTAATGAACCATGGTGTACCGACCACTATGTGTATGACCCATAACAGCCCAGCCCCTACCTAA
- the kcnc1b gene encoding potassium voltage-gated channel subfamily C member 1b isoform X3, with protein MGLSDDKDRIVINVGGIRHQTYRSTLRTLPGTRLSWLAEPDAPNHFDYDANIEEFFFDRHPGVFAHILNYYRTGKLHCPADVCGPLYEEELAFWGIDETDVEPCCWMTYRQHREAEEALDSFAGGALLDLGNDDPTEQDVEHGEVDEADEMTRRLALGDTAGVRHGGSWGRWQRRVWALFEDPYSSKYARWIALASLFFILVSITTFCLETHEAFNPIINRTEVETVDNVTVEHIYSEMETVAFLTYIEGVCVTWFTFEFLMRITFCPNKLDFIRNALNIIDFVAIVPFYLEVGLSGLSSKTAKDVLGFLRVVRFVRILRIFKLTRHFVGLRVLGHTLRASTNEFLLLIIFLALGVLIFATMIYYAERIGANPNDPHASNHTHFKNIPIGFWWAVVTMTTLGYGDMYPQTTSGMLVGALCALAGVLTIAMPVPVIVNNFGMYYSLAMAKQKLPKKKNKHIPRAPRPGSPDYCKSSISSQHQSPIAHDDVFEIKFQESKLNGEAADAALADEDCPHIDQAVSPEETFNPSDGERPCYLVPKAERPSHAGGKGRRAWLTHRNNAADSGVSFHPRHTSPQPFPV; from the exons ATGGGCTTGAGCGACGACAAGGATCGCATTGTTATAAACGTGGGAGGGATCAGACATCAGACCTACCGCAGCACCCTGCGCACCCTACCTGGCACCCGCTTGTCTTGGCTGGCCGAGCCCGACGCGCCCAACCACTTTGACTATGACGCCAACATCGAGGAGTTCTTCTTCGACCGACACCCGGGCGTCTTCGCGCACATCCTCAACTACTACCGAACAGGTAAGCTGCACTGCCCCGCGGACGTGTGCGGTCCCCTCTACGAAGAGGAGCTGGCCTTCTGGGGCATCGACGAGACGGACGTGGAGCCATGCTGCTGGATGACGTACCGCCAGCACCGGGAGGCCGAGGAGGCCCTCGACAGCTTCGCCGGGGGGGCCCTGCTGGACCTAGGCAACGATGACCCCACCGAGCAGGACGTGGAGCACGGGGAGGTGGACGAGGCGGACGAGATGACGCGGAGACTGGCGCTGGGAGACACGGCGGGGGTCCGGCACGGCGGCTCGTGGGGCAGGTGGCAGAGACGGGTCTGGGCTCTGTTTGAGGACCCCTACTCCTCCAAATATGCAAGG tGGATTGCTCTGGCCTCGCTCTTCTTCATCCTCGTTTCCATCACCACCTTCTGCCTGGAGACCCACGAGGCCTTCAACCCCATCATCAACCGCACCGAGGTGGAAACGGTGGACAATGTGACGGTGGAGCACATCTACTCCGAGATGGAGACGGTGGCGTTCCTCACCTACATCGAGGGCGTCTGCGTCACCTGGTTCACCTTCGAGTTCCTCATGCGAATAACGTTCTGTCCCAACAAGCTGGACTTCATCCGCAACGCCCTGAACATCATTGACTTCGTGGCCATCGTGCCCTTCTACCTGGAGGTGGGCCTCAGCGGCCTGTCCTCCAAGACGGCCAAGGACGTGCTGGGCTTCCTGCGCGTGGTCCGCTTTGTGCGCATCCTGCGCATCTTCAAGCTGACGCGTCACTTCGTGGGGCTGCGCGTGCTGGGCCACACGCTGCGGGCCAGCACCAACGAGTTCCTGCTGCTCATCATCTTCCTGGCGCTGGGCGTGCTGATCTTCGCCACCATGATCTACTACGCTGAGCGCATCGGCGCCAACCCCAACGACCCCCACGCCAGCAACCACACTCACTTCAAGAACATCCCCATCGGCTTCTGGTGGGCGGTGGTGACCATGACCACGCTGGGCTACGGCGACATGTACCCCCAGACCACCTCCGGCATGCTGGTGGGGGCACTGTGCGCGCTGGCCGGGGTGCTCACCATCGCCATGCCAGTGCCCGTCATTGTCAACAACTTCGGGATGTACTACTCCCTGGCCATGGCCAAGCAGAAGCTgcccaagaagaagaacaagcaCATCCCGCGGGCCCCACGGCCCGGCTCGCCCGACTACTGTAAGTCCAGCATCAGCTCCCAGCACCAGAGCCCCATCGCCCACGACGACGTCTTTGAGATCAAGTTCCAAG agTCCAAGCTGAACGGCGAGGCGGCCGACGCGGCTCTGGCAGACGAGGACTGCCCCCATATCGACCAGGCCGTCTCCCCCGAGGAGACCTTCAACCCCAGCGACGGCGAGCGGCCCTGCTACCTGGTGCCCAAGGCGGAGCGGCCCAGCCACGCCGGGGGCAAAGGGAGGAGGG CATGGTTGACCCACAGAAACAATGCAGCGGACTCAGGTGTGAGCTTTCATCCCCGCCACACCTCTCCTCAACCTTTTCCCGTCTAA
- the kcnc1b gene encoding potassium voltage-gated channel subfamily C member 1b isoform X1 — translation MGLSDDKDRIVINVGGIRHQTYRSTLRTLPGTRLSWLAEPDAPNHFDYDANIEEFFFDRHPGVFAHILNYYRTGKLHCPADVCGPLYEEELAFWGIDETDVEPCCWMTYRQHREAEEALDSFAGGALLDLGNDDPTEQDVEHGEVDEADEMTRRLALGDTAGVRHGGSWGRWQRRVWALFEDPYSSKYARWIALASLFFILVSITTFCLETHEAFNPIINRTEVETVDNVTVEHIYSEMETVAFLTYIEGVCVTWFTFEFLMRITFCPNKLDFIRNALNIIDFVAIVPFYLEVGLSGLSSKTAKDVLGFLRVVRFVRILRIFKLTRHFVGLRVLGHTLRASTNEFLLLIIFLALGVLIFATMIYYAERIGANPNDPHASNHTHFKNIPIGFWWAVVTMTTLGYGDMYPQTTSGMLVGALCALAGVLTIAMPVPVIVNNFGMYYSLAMAKQKLPKKKNKHIPRAPRPGSPDYCKSSISSQHQSPIAHDDVFEIKFQESKLNGEAADAALADEDCPHIDQAVSPEETFNPSDGERPCYLVPKAERPSHAGGKGRRGYEKPWSLNSMSGMSEDASGVSSVCALPCSPPCLMQHSHSPIPSIM, via the exons ATGGGCTTGAGCGACGACAAGGATCGCATTGTTATAAACGTGGGAGGGATCAGACATCAGACCTACCGCAGCACCCTGCGCACCCTACCTGGCACCCGCTTGTCTTGGCTGGCCGAGCCCGACGCGCCCAACCACTTTGACTATGACGCCAACATCGAGGAGTTCTTCTTCGACCGACACCCGGGCGTCTTCGCGCACATCCTCAACTACTACCGAACAGGTAAGCTGCACTGCCCCGCGGACGTGTGCGGTCCCCTCTACGAAGAGGAGCTGGCCTTCTGGGGCATCGACGAGACGGACGTGGAGCCATGCTGCTGGATGACGTACCGCCAGCACCGGGAGGCCGAGGAGGCCCTCGACAGCTTCGCCGGGGGGGCCCTGCTGGACCTAGGCAACGATGACCCCACCGAGCAGGACGTGGAGCACGGGGAGGTGGACGAGGCGGACGAGATGACGCGGAGACTGGCGCTGGGAGACACGGCGGGGGTCCGGCACGGCGGCTCGTGGGGCAGGTGGCAGAGACGGGTCTGGGCTCTGTTTGAGGACCCCTACTCCTCCAAATATGCAAGG tGGATTGCTCTGGCCTCGCTCTTCTTCATCCTCGTTTCCATCACCACCTTCTGCCTGGAGACCCACGAGGCCTTCAACCCCATCATCAACCGCACCGAGGTGGAAACGGTGGACAATGTGACGGTGGAGCACATCTACTCCGAGATGGAGACGGTGGCGTTCCTCACCTACATCGAGGGCGTCTGCGTCACCTGGTTCACCTTCGAGTTCCTCATGCGAATAACGTTCTGTCCCAACAAGCTGGACTTCATCCGCAACGCCCTGAACATCATTGACTTCGTGGCCATCGTGCCCTTCTACCTGGAGGTGGGCCTCAGCGGCCTGTCCTCCAAGACGGCCAAGGACGTGCTGGGCTTCCTGCGCGTGGTCCGCTTTGTGCGCATCCTGCGCATCTTCAAGCTGACGCGTCACTTCGTGGGGCTGCGCGTGCTGGGCCACACGCTGCGGGCCAGCACCAACGAGTTCCTGCTGCTCATCATCTTCCTGGCGCTGGGCGTGCTGATCTTCGCCACCATGATCTACTACGCTGAGCGCATCGGCGCCAACCCCAACGACCCCCACGCCAGCAACCACACTCACTTCAAGAACATCCCCATCGGCTTCTGGTGGGCGGTGGTGACCATGACCACGCTGGGCTACGGCGACATGTACCCCCAGACCACCTCCGGCATGCTGGTGGGGGCACTGTGCGCGCTGGCCGGGGTGCTCACCATCGCCATGCCAGTGCCCGTCATTGTCAACAACTTCGGGATGTACTACTCCCTGGCCATGGCCAAGCAGAAGCTgcccaagaagaagaacaagcaCATCCCGCGGGCCCCACGGCCCGGCTCGCCCGACTACTGTAAGTCCAGCATCAGCTCCCAGCACCAGAGCCCCATCGCCCACGACGACGTCTTTGAGATCAAGTTCCAAG agTCCAAGCTGAACGGCGAGGCGGCCGACGCGGCTCTGGCAGACGAGGACTGCCCCCATATCGACCAGGCCGTCTCCCCCGAGGAGACCTTCAACCCCAGCGACGGCGAGCGGCCCTGCTACCTGGTGCCCAAGGCGGAGCGGCCCAGCCACGCCGGGGGCAAAGGGAGGAGGG GTTATGAAAAGCCTTGGAGTCTTAACAGCATGTCTGGCATGAGCGAGGACGCTTCAGGAGTGTCCTCGGTGTGCGCCCTGCCCTGCAGCCCGCCCTGTCTAATGCAACACTCACATTCTCCCATCCCATCCATTATGTAG
- the LOC115551079 gene encoding CD81 antigen, translating to MVVAGCTRCIKYMLFFFNFVFWLAGGVILAVALWLRHDSKTSNLLIQQFEGHQAPSTFYISVYILIAVGAVMMFVGFLGCYGAIQESQCLLGTFFFFLIMLFACEVAAGIWGFMNRDTISKEMINFYDSAYIKAVDITGSPNKDSAIKVLHVFHSTLECCGKGDDGPLFKQVTGTLCPKLTAKDLLESQSCHVKLIDLFSEKLYLIGLAALAVACIMIFEMIFTMVLCCGIRNSPPY from the exons ATGGTCGTGGCAGGCTGTACCCGGTGCATCAAATACATGCTATTCTtctttaattttgttttttgg CTGGCTGGAGGGGTCATCCTAGCTGTGGCGTTGTGGCTTCGCCATGACAGTAAAACCAGTAACCTGCTAATCCAGCAGTTTGAAGGTCACCAGGCCCCCAGCACCTTCTACATCA GCGTGTACATCCTGATCGCTGTGGGGGCGGTGATGATGTTTGTCGGCTTCCTTGGTTGCTATGGTGCCATCCAGGAATCTCAGTGTCTCCTCGGTACG ttcttcttcttcttgataATGCTGTTTGCTTGTGAAGTGGCTGCTGGGATCTGGGGCTTTATGAACCGGGACACA ATCTCCAAAGAAATGATCAACTTCTACGACTCTGCGTACATCAAGGCGGTGGACATCACGGGCAGCCCCAACAAAGACTCCGCCATCAAAGTGCTCCACGTGTTCCACTCCACG CTGGAGTGCTGTGGTAAGGGAGACGATGGACCCCTCTTCAAACAGGTCACAGGCACCCTGTGTCCAAAGCTGACCGCCAAGGACTTGCTCGAATCACAG AGCTGCCATGTGAAGCTGATCGACCTGTTCTCGGAGAAGCTCTACCTCATCGGCCTGGCGGCACTTGCGGTTGCCTGCATCATG ATCTTCGAGATGATCTTCACGATGGTGCTGTGCTGTGGGATCCGGAACAGCCCGCCTTActag
- the pkp3a gene encoding plakophilin-3a, translating to MSTIAASESVFLSALQPHTSVTTYGLPSDAQIGHGGTTVSDEAARARRVQQQVQMRLAEKSTLPRQNGGAGGYASSEYGGSSSAKYQTYNPGYSSKSFVYNPAKAMAPRMSQYSGSMPRGFSTRSAVDLGQLNRVSMAGAGIGGGGGESVMYQQRDVVMGGYQGAGRQQMSIGRGDPEIISLHSMRPQSAHVNSWIVDGSDAGSMVSERDATVSRQYSQNVSNGYNTQVRQTMQGGGTAYQAPMRRSLSGTLSRGTSMVGGGEAEMVQQSHSYKGPAYRTISRINNRNRASMGSVSGASTLQHQISSGSGYMGGGQDRGFVLGGMAGSQGNLMMMQRPGTMSRAMSVKSMHSVGRGMDVYDGDMDLRGSLGNLSGINNLDMPTAVQYLRESDPNLQVLGAAYIQHECYNNNDAKQEVRRCKGVGELVKLFNCDNEEVQRFATGATRNLIYENMDNKVALIDEGGIPQLVEALKETDEELRKNITGILWNLSSKDNLKEKLAKETLPELTEKILVPLCGTADGDSIQHTASEADIFYNTTGCLRNLSSVNEKTRQQMRETHGLVDSLVCYIKCSLEGNNPEDKGVENAVCVLRNLSYQLYSELPPSATLRLEGPSRASDTGNAEAIGCFTPKSRKAKNRKDKDLSTFTEVARVPKGMEWLWHPQIVSLYNRILRQCEINAITREAACGALQNITAGDKRWASVLSRVALEQERMLPVLMDLMRTDRDLELRSLTGFLRNLSRHAKDKNDMATKMVNNLVSKLPDDGNQKEPSSEVVVNICGILNNLVTSSSVAARDICFFDGLTKLVGIKNSHDHSAGKLKAAKAAATVLSNMFQYKKLHKDYKGKGFTRPDFADLSI from the exons ATGAGTACCATTGCAGCCTCCGAAAGCGTGTTTTTGTCCGCCTTACAGCCCCACACTTCAGTCACCACCTACGGCCTCCCCTCGGACGCACAGATCGGCCATGGCGGGACCACAGTGTCGGACGAGGCGGCCAGGGCCAGGAGGGTCCAGCAACAGGTCCAGATGAGGCTGGCCGAGAAGTCCACCCTCCCTCGGCAGAATGGCGGAGCAGGGGGGTACGCCAGCTCAG AATACGGCGGCTCTTCCTCCGCCAAATACCAGACGTACAACCCGGGCTACAGCTCCAAGTCCTTCGTGTACAACCCTGCCAAAGCCATG GCTCCACGCATGTCCCAGTACTCAGGCAGCATGCCGCGGGGCTTCTCCACGCGCTCGGCCGTGGACCTGGGCCAGCTCAACAGGGTCAGCATGGCGGGGGCAGGAatcggaggtggaggtggagaaagTGTGATGTACCAGCAGAGGGACGTGGTGATGGGGGGCTACCAGGGAGCCGGCCGGCAACAGATGAGCATCGGCCGAGGCGACCCGGAAATAATCTCCCTGCACTCCATGCGGCCGCAGTCGGCCCACGTGAACTCCTGGATTGTGGACGGCAGCGACGCGGGCAGCATGGTGTCTGAGCGTGACGCCACCGTCTCCAGGCAGTACAGCCAAAATGTCAGCAATGGCTACAACACCCAGGTGAGGCAGACCATGCAGGGGGGCGGCACCGCCTACCAGGCCCCCATGCGGCGCTCCCTCAGCGGGACGCTGTCCCGCGGCACCAGCATGGTGGGCGGAGGGGAGGCGGAGATGGTCCAGCAGTCCCACTCCTACAAAGGCCCCGCCTACCGCACCATCAGCAGGATCAACAACCGCAACCGGGCCAGCATGGGCTCGGTGTCAGGCGCCTCGACCCTGCAGCACCAGATATCCAGTGGGAGCGGCTACATGGGGGGCGGGCAGGACAGAGGCTTTGTCCTGGGCGGGATGGCCGGGTCCCAGGGCAACCTGATGATGATGCAGCGTCCTGGCACCATGTCCCGGGCCATGTCGGTGAAGAGCATGCACAGCGTGGGCCGGGGCATGGACGTGTACGACGGAGACATGGACCTACGGGGCAGCCTGGGGAACCTGAGCGG GATCAACAATCTGGACATGCCCACCGCGGTGCAGTACCTGAGGGAGTCTGACCCCAACCTGCAAGTCCTGGGGGCGGCCTACATCCAGCACGAGTGTTACAACAACAACGATGCAAAACAAGAG GTGCGTCGCTGCAAGGGCGTTGGCGAGCTGGTGAAGCTGTTCAACTGTGACAACGAGGAGGTGCAGCGCTTCGCTACCGGCGCCACCAGGAACCTCATCTATGAGAACATGGACAACAAGGTGGCCCTCATCGACGAGGGGGGCatcccccagctggtggaggccctAAAGGAGACCGACGAAGAGCTGCGCAAGAACATCACTG GCATCCTGTGGAACCTGTCGTCCAAAGACAACCTGAAGGAAAAGCTGGCCAAGGAGACGCTGCCAGAGCTCACTGAGAAGATCCTCGTCCCCCTGTGTGGCACCGCCGACGGGGACTCCATCCAGCATACCGCCTCCGAGGCAGACATCTTCTACAACACCACCGGATGcttaag GAACCTGAGCTCGGTGAACGAGAAGACTCGGCAGCAGATGAGGGAGACCCACGGGCTGGTGGACTCCCTGGTCTGCTACATCAAATGCTCCCTGGAGGGCAACAATCCAGAGGACAAG GGGGTTGAGAACGCGGTGTGTGTGCTCCGTAACCTGTCCTACCAGCTGTACAGCGAGCTGCCCCCCTCCGCCACCCTGCGCCTGGAGGGGCCCAGCCGGGCTAGCGACACCGGCAACGCAGAAGCCATCGGCTGCTTCACCCCTAAGAGCCGGAAGGCCAAAAAC AGGAAGGACAAGGACCTGTCCACCTTCACCGAGGTGGCCAGGGTGCCCAAGGGGATGGAGTGGCTGTGGCACCCTCAGATCGTGTCGCTGTACAACCGCATTCTGCGCCAGTGTGAGATCAACGCCATCACGCGCGAGGCCGCCTGCGGAGCCCTGCAGAACATCACCGCTGGGGACAAGAGG TGGGCGTCGGTGCTGAGCCGCGTGGCGTTGGAGCAGGAGCGCATGCTGCCCGTGCTGATGGATCTCATGCGCACCGACAGAGACCTGGAGCTGCGCTCGCTCACCGGCTTCCTGCGCAACCTGTCCCGCCACGCCAAGGACAAGAACGATATGG CCACCAAGATGGTGAACAACCTGGTGTCCAAGCTGCCCGACGACGGTAACCAGAAGGAGCCCTCCAGCGAGGTGGTGGTCAACATCTGTGGGATCCTCAACAACCTGGTGACCAGCAGCTCCGTGGCCGCCAGAGACATCTGCTTCTTCGATGGGCTCACCAAGCTGGTGGGCATCAAGAACTCCCACGACCACAG CGCGGGGAAGTTGAAAGCAGCCAAGGCCGCAGCCACGGTTCTTTCCAACATGTTCCAGTACAAGAAACTGCACAAAGACTACAAAGGG AAAGGGTTTACGAGGCCAGACTTTGCCGATTTGTCCATCTGA